The window acatttttcatattcaCATTTTTGATTCGCAATTGGTTTACATTTTACATGCAAATATTCATGTTCTTGACTGCTAGATTCGTTACAGACGTATCGACAATCTTCTGAACTTGAAGATTCACATGGTAAGAAACATCTTGGAATATTGTGGTTATCATATCTCTTGTTACAGTGATAAGAACGCGGTCTTTCACAAAGCACTTTTTCTTTGAGATATGAAAGAATGTTTGTATCGCAacatttgtatttttcGTGTTGATGTGTTGGATAAGCGTACTTATGACAATTTGAATTATTGTAATTTGATTCATAACATGGTGATGGTAGATAATTTGCTTCACAGCACGAAGTAGGAACGTTTACTTCACAACACGGAGAAGGAAAATTCGTTTCACAACACGGAGAAGTAGCTTTATGCGATTGATTGTGTTGAATTGGTCCATAAATCGATTCGTTACATTGTGTTGGTGCATTATTTGATTGACAACATGGCTTCGGTACATATTGTGCAGGTATCTGAACATGCTGATTTTGTGTTACTCCGGACTGATGTGTAATGGCTGGTGTATTATGAATTGGCGCAGGCTTCGTGCAAATTTCTGCTGACGGAATAACAATATGAGTTTTTTCTTGCACTGTCCTTGGTTTACATGGACAAGCTGCAATACAGAATGCATACCTACTTGTATTcctatttttaatgtacgGTGACAATGTACCATTCCAAGTTAAAACCATCAACTTCTTATTATTCTCCCATCCATACACAAATGCAGACTCGACTTTTGCTTCTTTCAGTATGTTCATGAGAAATACTACATTCTTCGCATTTGCTACTACTCCGATGCCCGAGCTTTTCCTACATATCTCATACGGATCGTCGCATCCATCTCCTTCTATGAGTATAGGGAGGAATGCCCTTACGACACTAAGGATAAAGAGAGCAATCTTCATTTTGTTAAACCcttagtaaaaatttttcttttatagtttttttctattgtttatttgtttaatgaacacaataatttttttataaaaattaattaaaaagtaaaaaaaaatatttttagctaattcatattttcagatttgtttacaataaacAGTTTGTTCGTTAAAATGTTTGAGTTTGTTGGTTTTTAGTTTGGAACACTAACATAGAGACCTTTTCACAActttactaaaaatttttaaagttagcaaaaatgattaattaataatcaCCAAGGTTAttcattaataataaagtatttttattcaaaattttactttaactgtaatacaatttttataatataagaCTATTGCAAATTAATCAAATGACCacgaattttttttgtatgaatattaaaagtaaTTTACCTAAAATACGCTCATAGTAACAAGAAAAAGGTACAGAAAGATATTTAGtcatgtttttattttgatagAATTATAACATAGACTAATAAATCTATGATAATAATGATGAATATAATGTGTATATAGAATAAAgttacataattttttaaatttaaggATGAAATCTACTAttcaaataattaaatgaaCTTATTACAGACACTTAGAAATaatgatgaaaataatCTATAGCATTAATTAAGctacaaataatatataagtgtgtttctattatttatatgttCTAAATACACCTtgttatttaaaacattaagTTTATTAAT of the Vairimorpha necatrix chromosome 9, complete sequence genome contains:
- a CDS encoding spore wall and anchoring disk complex protein 1 is translated as MKIALFILSVVRAFLPILIEGDGCDDPYEICRKSSGIGVVANAKNVVFLMNILKEAKVESAFVYGWENNKKLMVLTWNGTLSPYIKNRNTSRYAFCIAACPCKPRTVQEKTHIVIPSAEICTKPAPIHNTPAITHQSGVTQNQHVQIPAQYVPKPCCQSNNAPTQCNESIYGPIQHNQSHKATSPCCETNFPSPCCEVNVPTSCCEANYLPSPCYESNYNNSNCHKYAYPTHQHEKYKCCDTNILSYLKEKVLCERPRSYHCNKRYDNHNIPRCFLPCESSSSEDCRYVCNESSSQEHEYLHVKCKPIANQKCEYEKCYDNYGYPYGLSKSNSSNSKVYEISFIDENSFKLVEIDKLYCKIETTYSLHEDDEYRPNRIPELLYHPLKLYDIQCELNATYNQNVCLYITDCNELLVIISKKIYHVILEHSKSRVDLESVSEEEYEELVERGLYKVSFRD